From Ramlibacter tataouinensis, the proteins below share one genomic window:
- a CDS encoding acyl-CoA dehydrogenase family protein, whose translation MSDTCYLDWPFFEARHRQLARELEDWAAGHLSGHGSGDVDAQCRALVRELGRGGWLQHAVGDAIDTRAICLLRETLARHEGLADFAFAMQGLGSGAISLQGTREQKDRYLGRVARGEAIAAFALSEPEAGSDVAAMQCSAHIEGDHAVLNGEKTWISNGGIADFYVVFCRTGEAPGARGISAFIVDAGTPGFEIAERIEVIAPHPLARLRFTDCRVPLAQRVGAAGEGFKVAMRTLDVFRTSVAAAALGLARRALDEALKRATTRRMFNQTLADFQLTQAKLAQMATTVDSAALLVYRAAWLRDQGATVTKEAAMAKMAATEGAQQVIDAALQMFGGLGVKSGETVERLYREIRSLRIYEGATEVQQLIIARELLKEATP comes from the coding sequence GTGAGCGACACTTGCTACCTGGACTGGCCATTTTTCGAAGCGCGCCACCGGCAGCTGGCGCGTGAGCTCGAGGACTGGGCGGCCGGACACCTTTCAGGACACGGCAGCGGCGATGTGGACGCGCAGTGCCGCGCGCTGGTGCGCGAGCTGGGCCGGGGCGGCTGGCTGCAGCATGCGGTGGGCGACGCGATCGACACCCGCGCGATCTGCCTGCTGCGCGAGACGCTGGCGCGGCACGAAGGGCTGGCCGACTTCGCCTTCGCCATGCAGGGCCTGGGATCGGGCGCGATCAGCCTGCAGGGCACGCGCGAGCAGAAGGACCGCTACCTGGGGCGCGTGGCGCGCGGGGAAGCGATCGCCGCCTTCGCGCTGTCGGAGCCGGAAGCCGGCTCGGACGTTGCCGCGATGCAATGCAGCGCGCACATCGAAGGCGACCATGCCGTTCTCAACGGCGAGAAGACCTGGATCTCCAACGGCGGCATCGCCGACTTCTACGTGGTGTTCTGCCGCACCGGCGAAGCGCCGGGCGCGCGCGGAATCTCCGCTTTCATCGTCGACGCCGGCACGCCCGGCTTCGAGATCGCCGAGCGCATCGAGGTCATCGCGCCGCACCCGCTGGCGCGCCTGCGTTTCACCGACTGCCGCGTGCCATTGGCACAGCGCGTCGGCGCCGCGGGCGAAGGCTTCAAGGTGGCGATGCGCACGCTGGATGTGTTCCGCACCTCGGTGGCCGCGGCCGCGCTGGGTCTTGCCCGCCGCGCGCTCGACGAGGCCCTCAAGCGCGCCACCACTCGTCGGATGTTCAACCAGACGCTGGCGGACTTCCAGCTGACGCAGGCGAAACTGGCCCAGATGGCGACGACCGTCGACAGCGCCGCGCTGCTGGTCTACCGCGCCGCCTGGCTGCGCGACCAGGGCGCCACGGTGACCAAGGAGGCGGCCATGGCCAAGATGGCGGCCACCGAAGGCGCCCAGCAGGTGATCGATGCCGCGCTGCAGATGTTCGGTGGGCTGGGCGTCAAGAGCGGCGAGACGGTGGAGCGGCTGTACCGCGAGATCCGTAGCCTGCGCATCTACGAGGGCGCGACCGAGGTGCAGCAGCTCATCATCGCGCGCGAACTGTTGAAGGAAGCCACTCCATGA
- the phbB gene encoding acetoacetyl-CoA reductase: protein MSQKIAYVTGGMGGIGTAICQRLHKEGFKVIAGCGPTRDYVKWLDEQKALGYSFHASVGNVGNWDSTVEAFTKAKAEHGPVDVLVNNAGITRDRMFVKMTREDWDAVIETNLNSMFNVTKQVVGDMVERGWGRIVNISSVNGEKGQAGQTNYSAAKAGMHGFTMALAQELANKGVTVNTVSPGYIGTDMVKSIRPDVLEKIVATVPVKRLGEPAEIASIIAWLASEEGAYSTGADFSVNGGLHMG from the coding sequence GTGAGCCAGAAAATCGCATACGTGACCGGCGGCATGGGTGGCATCGGCACAGCGATCTGCCAACGCCTGCACAAGGAAGGCTTCAAGGTGATCGCCGGCTGCGGGCCGACACGCGACTACGTCAAGTGGCTGGATGAGCAGAAAGCGCTCGGCTACAGCTTCCATGCGTCCGTCGGGAACGTGGGCAACTGGGACTCGACGGTGGAGGCCTTCACCAAGGCCAAGGCGGAGCATGGGCCGGTGGACGTGCTGGTCAACAACGCAGGCATCACGCGCGACCGCATGTTCGTGAAGATGACGCGCGAGGACTGGGACGCGGTGATCGAGACCAACCTCAACTCCATGTTCAACGTCACCAAGCAGGTGGTGGGCGACATGGTGGAGCGCGGCTGGGGCCGCATCGTCAATATCAGCTCGGTCAACGGCGAAAAAGGCCAGGCCGGCCAGACCAATTATTCGGCGGCCAAGGCCGGCATGCACGGCTTCACCATGGCCCTGGCGCAGGAGCTGGCCAACAAGGGCGTCACCGTGAACACGGTGAGCCCCGGTTACATCGGCACCGACATGGTCAAGTCCATCCGCCCGGACGTGCTGGAGAAGATCGTCGCGACGGTCCCGGTCAAGCGCCTGGGCGAGCCGGCGGAGATCGCCTCGATCATCGCCTGGCTGGCTTCGGAAGAGGGCGCCTACTCGACCGGTGCCGACTTCTCCGTCAATGGCGGCCTGCACATGGGCTAG
- a CDS encoding LysR family transcriptional regulator produces MEFRHLRCFLVLAKELHFGRAAQRLAMSQPPLSVAIQQLEEAVGTRLFERDSKRVKLTAAGEAFRVQAQALVTRAEEAKVHAREVAAGALGRVRIGFVGSMLFRGLPSWLHRFQAEHARIEIELRELNSQEQIEALMHDQLDVGFLQTDKLPAALQSIPVGSEPFVCCLPEGHPAARKRQVPLALLSEDPFVLFSRQVSPDSYASIIDMCRAAGFYPRVRHEVRHWLSVLAVVSQGMGVSVVPAPLRTTGMAGAVFRPLAGGGRQSDVFCAWMPEMDQPARDRFLKVVSAGVRTR; encoded by the coding sequence ATGGAATTCCGGCACCTGCGGTGCTTCCTGGTGCTAGCGAAGGAACTGCATTTCGGCCGTGCCGCGCAGCGCCTGGCCATGTCGCAGCCGCCCCTGTCGGTGGCCATCCAGCAGCTCGAGGAAGCGGTGGGCACCCGTCTCTTCGAGCGCGACAGCAAGCGCGTGAAGCTCACCGCTGCCGGCGAGGCATTCCGCGTGCAGGCCCAGGCGCTGGTCACCCGCGCCGAGGAGGCAAAGGTACATGCGCGCGAAGTTGCAGCCGGGGCGCTCGGCCGGGTGCGCATCGGTTTCGTGGGCTCGATGCTGTTCCGTGGCCTGCCTTCCTGGTTGCACCGCTTCCAGGCAGAACACGCGCGCATCGAGATCGAGCTGAGGGAGCTCAACTCCCAGGAGCAGATCGAGGCCCTGATGCATGACCAGCTGGACGTGGGGTTCCTGCAGACGGACAAGCTGCCCGCGGCCCTGCAATCGATCCCCGTCGGATCGGAACCCTTCGTCTGCTGCCTGCCCGAGGGGCATCCGGCAGCGCGCAAGCGGCAAGTGCCGTTGGCGCTGCTGAGCGAGGATCCCTTCGTGCTGTTCTCGCGCCAGGTCTCGCCGGACTCCTACGCCAGCATCATCGACATGTGCCGGGCCGCGGGTTTCTATCCGCGCGTGCGGCACGAAGTGCGGCACTGGCTGTCGGTGCTCGCGGTCGTGTCGCAGGGAATGGGCGTGTCCGTGGTGCCGGCGCCGCTGCGCACGACCGGCATGGCCGGCGCGGTGTTCCGGCCGCTGGCCGGTGGCGGCCGGCAGTCGGACGTCTTCTGTGCCTGGATGCCGGAGATGGACCAGCCGGCGCGGGACCGCTTCCTGAAGGTGGTGAGCGCCGGAGTCAGAACGCGCTGA
- a CDS encoding bifunctional salicylyl-CoA 5-hydroxylase/oxidoreductase: MNIVCIGGGPAGLYFALLMKKQDPRHEITVVERNRPYDTFGWGVVFSDQTLGNLRSADAQTATEILGAFNHWDDIEVNIRGRKILSSGHGFCGIGRKRLLNILQRRCEELGVRLVFETDAGGDEDYPHADLVIASDGLNSRIRTRHAATYEPDIDLRRCRFVWLGTHKRFEAFTFAFEETQHGWFQAHAYQFDGDTSTFIVEAPEEVWLKAGLDRMGKEESIEFCERLFARYLDGHKLMSNASHLRGSAQWIRFPRVICKTWVHHNGRAPVVLMGDAAHTAHFSIGSGTKLALEDAIELARCIGRSPSDLAGALRDYEAVRSVEVLRIQNAARNSTEWFENVTRYANLPPEQFAYSLLTRSQRISHENLRLRDRRYVERYEDWIAERSGRPREGAGQSVPPMFTPFTVRGVTLKNRVVVSPMAQYSCVEGLPADYHLAHLGARAMGGAGMVVAEMTCPTPDARITPACPGLWSEQQRDGWKRIVDFVHEHTDARIAMQLGHAGPKGSTRVPWEGEDQPLAEGNWPLISASPQQYLDGVSDWSRAMNRADMDRVREDFVRSTRYAAEAGFDWLELHCAHGYLLSSFISPLTNLRTDEYGGSLANRLRYPLEVFQAMRAAWPQHLPMSVRISAHDWVQGGITPDDAVEIARAFKAAGADMIDCSSGQVSKKQRPVYGRMYQTPFADRIRNEAGIATIAVGAISEADHVNSIIAAGRADLCAIARPHLANPAWTLMEAAKIGYMDLQWPRQYRSGKQQLERNLEREKQAAAQARETENERFV, translated from the coding sequence ATGAACATCGTCTGCATCGGCGGCGGGCCCGCGGGCCTGTACTTCGCGCTCCTGATGAAAAAGCAGGACCCGCGCCACGAGATCACCGTGGTCGAGCGCAACCGGCCCTACGACACCTTCGGCTGGGGCGTGGTGTTTTCCGACCAGACGCTGGGCAACCTGCGCTCTGCCGACGCCCAGACGGCCACCGAGATCCTCGGCGCCTTCAACCACTGGGACGACATCGAGGTCAACATCCGCGGGCGCAAGATCCTCTCGAGCGGCCACGGGTTCTGCGGCATCGGCCGCAAGCGCCTGCTCAACATCCTGCAGCGGCGTTGCGAGGAGCTCGGGGTCAGGCTGGTGTTCGAGACCGATGCCGGCGGCGACGAGGACTACCCGCACGCCGACCTGGTCATCGCCAGCGACGGGCTCAACAGCCGGATCCGCACACGGCATGCCGCCACCTACGAGCCCGACATCGACCTGCGCCGGTGCCGCTTCGTCTGGCTGGGCACGCACAAGCGCTTCGAGGCCTTCACCTTCGCCTTCGAGGAAACGCAGCACGGCTGGTTCCAGGCGCACGCCTACCAGTTCGATGGCGACACCTCCACTTTCATCGTCGAGGCGCCGGAGGAGGTCTGGCTGAAGGCGGGGCTGGACCGCATGGGCAAGGAAGAGTCCATCGAGTTCTGCGAGCGGCTGTTCGCCAGGTACCTCGACGGCCACAAGCTGATGTCCAACGCCAGCCACCTGCGAGGGTCGGCGCAGTGGATCCGTTTTCCGCGCGTCATCTGCAAGACCTGGGTGCACCACAATGGCCGCGCGCCGGTGGTGCTGATGGGCGATGCCGCGCACACCGCGCACTTCTCGATCGGGTCGGGCACCAAGCTGGCCCTGGAAGACGCGATCGAACTGGCCCGCTGCATCGGCCGCTCGCCCAGCGACCTGGCCGGTGCGCTGCGCGACTATGAAGCCGTGCGCAGCGTCGAGGTGCTGCGGATCCAGAACGCGGCGCGCAATTCGACCGAGTGGTTCGAGAACGTGACGCGCTACGCGAATTTGCCGCCCGAGCAGTTCGCCTATTCGCTGCTCACGCGCAGCCAGCGCATCAGCCACGAGAACCTGCGCCTGCGCGACCGCCGTTATGTCGAGCGCTACGAGGACTGGATTGCCGAGCGGTCCGGCCGGCCCCGCGAAGGCGCGGGGCAGAGCGTGCCGCCGATGTTCACGCCCTTCACCGTGCGCGGCGTGACGCTGAAGAACCGCGTGGTGGTGTCGCCCATGGCCCAGTACTCGTGCGTCGAGGGCCTGCCCGCCGACTATCACCTGGCGCACCTGGGCGCCCGCGCCATGGGAGGCGCCGGCATGGTGGTGGCCGAGATGACCTGTCCCACGCCGGATGCGCGCATCACGCCCGCCTGCCCGGGTCTGTGGAGCGAGCAGCAGCGCGACGGCTGGAAGCGCATCGTCGACTTCGTGCACGAGCACACCGACGCCAGGATCGCGATGCAGCTGGGGCATGCGGGGCCCAAGGGTTCCACGCGCGTGCCCTGGGAGGGCGAGGACCAGCCGCTGGCCGAAGGCAACTGGCCCCTGATCTCGGCGTCGCCGCAGCAATACCTCGACGGTGTGAGCGACTGGTCGCGCGCGATGAACCGGGCCGACATGGACCGGGTGCGCGAGGACTTCGTGCGCAGTACGCGCTACGCGGCCGAAGCGGGGTTCGACTGGCTGGAACTGCACTGCGCCCACGGCTACCTGCTGTCGAGCTTTATCTCGCCGCTGACCAACCTGCGCACCGATGAATACGGCGGCTCGCTGGCCAACCGCCTGCGCTATCCGCTGGAGGTCTTCCAGGCGATGCGCGCCGCCTGGCCGCAGCACCTGCCGATGTCGGTGCGCATCTCGGCCCACGACTGGGTGCAAGGCGGCATCACGCCTGACGACGCGGTGGAGATCGCTCGTGCCTTCAAGGCCGCGGGCGCCGACATGATCGACTGCTCCTCGGGCCAGGTCAGCAAGAAGCAGCGGCCGGTGTACGGCCGCATGTACCAGACGCCCTTCGCCGACCGCATCCGCAACGAGGCCGGGATCGCCACCATCGCCGTCGGCGCCATCTCCGAGGCCGACCACGTGAACAGCATCATCGCGGCGGGCCGCGCCGACCTGTGCGCGATCGCCAGACCGCACCTGGCCAACCCCGCCTGGACGCTGATGGAAGCGGCCAAGATCGGCTACATGGACCTGCAGTGGCCGCGGCAGTACCGCTCGGGCAAGCAGCAGCTCGAGCGCAATCTCGAACGTGAAAAGCAAGCGGCCGCGCAGGCCCGGGAGACTGAAAATGAGCGATTCGTCTGA
- a CDS encoding FkbM family methyltransferase: MKPQIVTRSMALPARLEAQIRLDAESEDPIVRAYLNGETPNSYMAEVLLEVTQAGDHVIDLGAHVGTFAIAAAAAGRHVTAIDANAFHVDLINQSAAINGFRNLTAHWAAISASKGMVRFVENGLFGLIDFRGEHPGAVEVPAMPLDSVFEMAGTPVSFIKMDIEGAEYDALSTGESSIRTDLPIILFESNGMTLELAGRSVDDVRGLLEAWGFKTFRMWGGRWIYAPPGQMQPEAWVDMISVHESRLDRWRDRIDWTWRREAMLEMCRTWAGLPFPNTRAYLSHQIRARMKHDPEFASIADQLDADPAADP, encoded by the coding sequence ATGAAGCCCCAGATCGTCACAAGGTCGATGGCGCTGCCGGCCAGGCTGGAAGCGCAGATCCGGCTCGATGCCGAGTCCGAAGACCCGATTGTGCGGGCGTATCTGAACGGTGAGACGCCGAACAGCTACATGGCCGAGGTGCTCCTCGAGGTGACCCAAGCCGGCGACCACGTCATCGACCTGGGGGCCCATGTGGGCACCTTCGCGATCGCCGCGGCCGCGGCCGGGCGGCACGTCACGGCCATCGATGCGAACGCCTTCCATGTCGACCTCATCAATCAATCGGCGGCGATCAACGGGTTCCGCAACCTGACGGCCCATTGGGCGGCCATCAGTGCCTCGAAAGGCATGGTCCGCTTCGTTGAGAACGGCCTGTTCGGCCTGATCGATTTTCGCGGCGAGCACCCGGGCGCCGTCGAGGTTCCGGCGATGCCCCTGGACAGCGTGTTCGAGATGGCCGGCACCCCGGTCTCGTTCATCAAGATGGACATCGAGGGGGCCGAGTACGACGCGCTGTCGACGGGTGAATCCTCCATCCGCACCGATCTCCCCATCATCCTGTTCGAGAGCAACGGGATGACGCTGGAGCTCGCCGGCCGCTCGGTCGACGATGTGCGGGGCCTGCTCGAAGCCTGGGGCTTCAAGACGTTCCGGATGTGGGGCGGGCGGTGGATCTACGCCCCTCCCGGCCAGATGCAGCCCGAGGCCTGGGTCGACATGATTTCCGTGCATGAATCCAGGCTGGACCGTTGGCGCGACCGGATCGACTGGACCTGGCGCCGCGAAGCCATGCTGGAGATGTGCCGGACCTGGGCCGGACTCCCGTTTCCGAACACGCGGGCCTACCTGTCCCACCAGATCCGCGCCCGGATGAAGCACGATCCGGAATTCGCGTCCATTGCTGACCAGCTCGACGCCGATCCCGCTGCTGATCCATAA
- a CDS encoding RidA family protein: MSHQVILPEGWSRPKGYANGVVARGRMLFIAGMIGWDAQGRFPSDDFAAQARQALQNVAAVLREAGGNPQDIVRMTWYLTDKREYLAASPEIGRAFREIMGCYDIAMTAVEVKALIEDRAKVEIEVTAVLPD, from the coding sequence ATGAGCCACCAGGTCATTCTTCCGGAGGGCTGGTCCCGCCCCAAGGGCTATGCCAATGGCGTGGTGGCGCGCGGCCGCATGCTGTTCATCGCCGGCATGATTGGCTGGGACGCCCAGGGGCGTTTCCCCAGCGACGATTTCGCGGCACAGGCCCGGCAGGCCCTGCAGAATGTCGCCGCGGTGCTGCGCGAGGCCGGCGGCAATCCCCAGGACATCGTCCGCATGACCTGGTACCTGACCGACAAGCGCGAATACCTGGCTGCTTCGCCCGAGATCGGGCGGGCGTTCCGCGAGATCATGGGCTGCTACGACATCGCGATGACCGCCGTCGAAGTGAAAGCCCTGATCGAGGACCGCGCCAAGGTCGAGATCGAGGTCACCGCGGTGCTGCCGGACTGA
- a CDS encoding enoyl-CoA hydratase family protein: MSDSSERVDPALAAGNRRQLAGYAATHFRWETSGPVATITLNRPERKNPLTFESYAELRDLFGQLKYATDVRAIVIAGEGGNFCSGGDVHEIIGPLVRLKAPELLMFTRMTGDLVKAMRACPQPVIAAVDGVCAGAGAIIAMSSDLRLGTARSKTAFLFNRVGLAGCDMGACAILPRLIGQGRASELLYTGRALGGEEGERWGFFNRLCAPEALLAEAGKLALDLAQGPSFANGITKTMLHQEWAMTIEQAIEAEAQAQAVCMMTEDFRRAYEAFVAKQKPTFEGD; encoded by the coding sequence ATGAGCGATTCGTCTGAGCGCGTCGACCCCGCGCTCGCCGCCGGCAACCGCCGGCAGCTGGCCGGCTACGCCGCGACGCACTTCCGCTGGGAGACGAGCGGGCCGGTGGCGACCATCACCCTGAACCGCCCCGAGCGCAAGAACCCGCTCACCTTCGAGTCCTACGCGGAACTGCGCGACCTGTTCGGCCAGCTCAAATACGCCACCGACGTCCGCGCCATCGTGATCGCGGGGGAGGGCGGCAACTTCTGCTCGGGGGGCGACGTGCACGAGATCATCGGCCCGCTGGTGCGCCTGAAGGCACCCGAGCTGCTGATGTTCACGCGCATGACCGGCGACCTGGTCAAGGCCATGCGCGCCTGCCCGCAGCCGGTCATCGCGGCGGTGGACGGCGTGTGCGCCGGCGCCGGCGCCATCATCGCGATGTCCTCGGACCTGCGGCTGGGGACCGCGCGCAGCAAGACCGCGTTCCTGTTCAACCGCGTGGGGCTGGCCGGCTGCGACATGGGCGCCTGCGCCATCCTGCCGCGCCTCATCGGCCAGGGCCGGGCCAGCGAGCTGCTCTACACCGGCCGGGCGCTGGGCGGCGAGGAGGGCGAACGCTGGGGTTTCTTCAACCGGCTGTGCGCTCCCGAAGCGCTGCTGGCGGAAGCCGGCAAGCTGGCGCTGGACCTGGCGCAGGGCCCCAGCTTCGCCAACGGCATCACCAAGACCATGCTGCACCAGGAATGGGCCATGACCATCGAGCAGGCGATCGAGGCCGAGGCCCAGGCGCAGGCCGTCTGCATGATGACCGAAGACTTCCGGCGGGCCTATGAGGCTTTCGTGGCCAAGCAGAAACCGACATTCGAGGGCGACTGA
- the dusA gene encoding tRNA dihydrouridine(20/20a) synthase DusA — translation MNNGFERWRLSVAPMMDWTDRHCRYFHRLLSRHALLYTEMVTTGALVHGDVPRHLDFSSQEHPVALQLGGSDAAELAHSARLGERWGYDEINLNCGCPSERVQRGSFGACLMSEPQLVADCVKAMVDAVSVPVTVKHRIGIDKGESYEFVRDFVGAVSEAGCGVFLVHARNAWLKGLSPKENREVPPLRYEVVYRLKRDFPRLAFALNGGIRTTPQVHEALEHLDGAMIGREAYHHPWWLAEWDAAFFGDDGAARTREGVEQAMVDYMAQEGAERGTPWASIARHMLGLRNGLPGARRWRQVWSDHKLKSRHPREVMALAHEAEAQAA, via the coding sequence ATGAACAATGGCTTTGAAAGGTGGAGGCTGTCCGTCGCGCCGATGATGGATTGGACGGACCGGCACTGCCGCTACTTCCACCGGCTCCTGAGCCGGCATGCGCTGCTCTACACCGAGATGGTCACCACCGGCGCGCTGGTGCATGGCGACGTGCCGCGCCACCTGGATTTCAGTTCCCAGGAGCATCCGGTCGCGCTGCAGCTCGGCGGCAGCGATGCGGCTGAGCTGGCCCACAGCGCCCGGCTGGGCGAGCGCTGGGGCTATGACGAGATCAACCTCAATTGCGGCTGCCCGAGCGAGCGCGTGCAGCGCGGGTCCTTCGGCGCCTGCCTCATGTCCGAGCCGCAGCTGGTGGCCGATTGCGTCAAGGCCATGGTCGACGCGGTGTCGGTGCCCGTGACCGTGAAGCACCGCATCGGGATCGACAAGGGCGAGAGCTACGAGTTCGTGCGTGATTTCGTCGGGGCGGTGAGCGAGGCCGGCTGCGGCGTGTTCCTGGTGCACGCCCGCAACGCCTGGCTCAAGGGCCTGTCGCCCAAGGAAAACCGGGAAGTGCCGCCGCTGCGCTACGAAGTCGTGTACCGCCTCAAACGCGACTTCCCGCGGCTGGCCTTCGCCCTCAACGGCGGGATCAGGACCACGCCGCAGGTCCATGAGGCCCTCGAACACCTCGATGGCGCCATGATCGGGCGCGAGGCCTACCACCATCCCTGGTGGCTGGCCGAGTGGGATGCCGCCTTCTTCGGGGATGACGGTGCGGCCCGCACGCGCGAGGGCGTCGAACAGGCCATGGTCGACTACATGGCGCAGGAAGGCGCCGAGCGCGGGACGCCCTGGGCGTCCATCGCCCGCCACATGCTGGGCCTGCGCAACGGCCTGCCCGGCGCGCGCCGCTGGCGCCAGGTGTGGAGCGACCACAAGCTCAAGTCGCGGCACCCGCGCGAGGTGATGGCGCTGGCGCACGAAGCCGAGGCCCAGGCCGCGTAA